In Elephas maximus indicus isolate mEleMax1 chromosome 7, mEleMax1 primary haplotype, whole genome shotgun sequence, the following proteins share a genomic window:
- the LOC126079662 gene encoding olfactory receptor 8K3-like, with translation MDKHNLAVLNEFILTGVTDCPELQPPLFGLFLIIYMISTVGNLGIIILTKMDSSLQTPMYFFLRHLAITDLGYSTALGPKMLVNFVVHENTISYYFCAIQLAIFILFMTSELFILSAMSYDRYVAICNPLLYTVIMSQRIFWVLVVIPYLYSTFVSLLLTIKIFNLSFCGYSVIRHFYCDALPLLSLLCSNTHEIKLIILILAAFELISSFLIVLVSYLLILAAVFKMKSAEGRHKAFSICGSHLTVVVVFYGTLIFIYVQPKSSSSFDTDKMASIFYTLIIPMLNPLIYSLRNKDVK, from the coding sequence atggacaaacacaatctagcagtgctgaatgaattcattctgaccGGAGTCACAGACTGCCCAGAACTGCAGCCTCCATTGTTTGGACTGTTCCTCATCATATACATGATTTCAAcggtgggcaacttgggcatcatcatcctcaccaagatggactctAGTCTAcaaacacccatgtacttttttctcagacacctggctatcactgatcttggttacTCAACAGCTTTGGGGCCCAAAATGTTGGTAAATTTTGTTGTGCATGAAAATacaatctcctattatttttgtgctataCAGCTAGCTATCTTTATATTGTTCATGACTAGTGAACTAtttattctgtcagcaatgtcttatgaccgctatgtggccatctgtaaccctctgctctacacagtcatcatgtcacaaagGATATTTTGGGTGCTGGTGGTGATTCCCTATCTCTACAGCACATTTGTTTCCCTTCTCctcaccataaagatttttaatttatccttctgtggctacagtgtcatcaggcatttctactgtgatgCTCTCCCCTTGTTGtctttgctctgctcaaacaCACATGAAATCAAATTGATCATTCTCATCTTAGCAGCTTTTGAGTTAATTTCATCCTTCCtaatagttcttgtttcttaccttctcatccttgcagCCGTTTTCAAGATGAAGTCAGCTGAgggcaggcacaaggccttctccatctgtggatcccacctgacagtggtggtagtgttctatgggactttaatctttatatacGTGCAGCCCAAGTCCAGTTCCTCCTTTGACACTGATAAaatggcttccatattttacacgCTGAttatccccatgttgaatcccttgatctatAGTTTGAGGAATAAAGATGTAAAGTAA
- the LOC126080309 gene encoding olfactory receptor 8K3-like — protein MDKHNLTVLNEFILMGITDRPELQAPLFGLFLIIYMISVVGNLGIIILTNMDSRLQTPMYFFLRHLAITDLGYSTAVGPKMLANFVVDESTISYYFCAIQQVFFIIFITTELFILSAMSYDRYVAICNPLRYTIIMSRGVCCVLMAIPYLYSSFFSLLVTIKIFKLSFCGHNVIRHFYCDILPLLSLLCSDTHEIKLVIFILSVFDLISSLLIVLVSYIVIIVSILRLNSAEGRHKTFSTCGSHLTVVVVFYGTLIFMYLQPKSGHSFDTDKMASIFYTLVIPMLNPLIYSLRNRDVKYALHRALR, from the coding sequence atggacaaacacaatctaacagtgctgaatgaattcattctgatggGAATCACAGACCGCCCAGAGCTGCAGGCGCCATTGTTTGGactgttcctcatcatctacatgatctcagtggtgggcaacttgggcatcatcatcctcaccaacatggactccaggctacaaactcccatgtacttttttctcagacacctggctattactgatcttggttattcaacagcTGTGGGACCCAAAATGCTAGCAAATTTTGTTGTAGATGAAAGTacaatctcctattatttttgtgctatacagcaagttttctttattatattcATAACTACTGAATTGtttattctgtcagcaatgtcctACGACCGCTATGTAGCTATCTGTAACCCTTTGCGCTACACCATCATCATGTCACGAGGGGTGTGTTGTGTGCTGATGGCAATCCCTTATCTCTacagttcatttttttctcttctggtcactataaagatttttaaattatccttctgtggccacaatgtcatcaggcatttctactgtgacattCTCCCCTTgttatctttgctctgctcagACACACATGAGATCAAATTGGTCATTTTCATCTTATCTGTTTTTGATCTGATTTCATCCCTTCtaatagttcttgtttcttacATAGTCATAATTGTATCCATTCTCAGACTGAACTCAGCTGAGGGCAGGCACAAgaccttctccacctgtggatcccacctgactgtggtggtagtgttctatggaactttaatctttatgtatcTGCAGCCCAAGTCCGGTCATTCCTTTGACACTGATAAaatggcttccatattttacaccctggtaatccccatgttgaatcccttgatctacAGTTTGAGGAATAGAGATGTAAAATATGCCTTACATAGGGCTTTAAGATGA